Proteins encoded within one genomic window of Spiroplasma endosymbiont of Agriotes lineatus:
- the smpB gene encoding SsrA-binding protein SmpB, producing the protein MKIIASNRKARFNYELIDTYEAGIELQGSEVKSLRESNVSLQESYVLIRNQEALILNLHISAYAYASSAKSDPNRSRKLLLHKKQILKLEAKMKLQNLQLVPTKIYFNSKGLIKIKIALAKAKKLYDKRETIKKRDMERKIQRGRIKFS; encoded by the coding sequence ATGAAAATAATTGCTTCAAATCGCAAAGCACGATTTAATTATGAATTAATAGATACTTATGAAGCTGGAATTGAATTACAAGGTTCTGAGGTTAAATCTTTACGGGAATCTAATGTATCATTACAAGAAAGTTATGTTTTGATTAGAAATCAAGAGGCATTAATTTTAAATTTACATATTAGTGCTTATGCTTATGCATCAAGTGCTAAATCAGATCCTAATCGTTCAAGAAAGTTATTGTTGCACAAAAAACAGATTTTAAAGTTGGAAGCGAAGATGAAATTACAAAATTTACAATTAGTTCCTACTAAAATATATTTTAATAGTAAGGGTTTAATTAAAATTAAAATTGCGTTAGCAAAAGCAAAAAAACTTTATGATAAAAGAGAGACTATTAAAAAACGCGATATGGAACGAAAAATTCAAAGAGGACGCATAAAGTTTTCTTAG